Proteins co-encoded in one Diprion similis isolate iyDipSimi1 chromosome 13, iyDipSimi1.1, whole genome shotgun sequence genomic window:
- the LOC124413899 gene encoding ADP-ribosylation factor-like protein 16, with translation MIQQFDHIRTSPLSLSAMYLCLGPERSGKTLLMKSLQGEDIDEATQTVPTNGTNMFTIRNDDGHFEAVIRELGGSMAPIWKHYFTRVRKIIYVIDTSNLCQISAAGVLLYSLLVEPSLKNVKIALVLAKMDLSYRQMRNEALLMLQLTRLRKEITQEITVFETSAMTGEGIDKLRQWIFDPDTVKAAIAANV, from the exons ATGATCCAACAATTTGATCATATACGCACTTCACCTTTGTCGCTGAGCGCAATGTATCTCTGTCTGGGTCCTGAGAGGTCGGGAAAAACTCTTCTAATGAAATCCTTGCAAGGAGAAGACATCGATGAGGCAACGCAAACTGTACCAACCAACGGTACTAACATGTTTACAATTCGCAACGACGACGGTCATTTTGAGGCTGTGATCAGGGAACTTGGCGGAAGCATGGCGCCGATATGGAAACACTATTTCACCAGG GTGCGCAAGATCATCTACGTCATTGACACAAGCAACCTCTGTCAAATTAGCGCGGCTGGGGTGTTGCTTTATTCGCTGCTAGTGGAGCCGtcattgaaaaatgtgaaaatcgcACTGGTTCTTGCTAAAATGGATCTCTCCTATCGTCAGATGAGGAATGAGGCGCTTCTTATGCTCCAACTGACCAGATTGCGGAAAGAGATCACTCAGGAGATCACAGTCTTCGAGACAAGCGCGATGACTGGCGAAGGAATCGACAAGCTAAGGCAGTGGATATTTGACCCTGACACGGTCAAAGCTGCGATTGCTGCCAATGTGTAA
- the LOC124413889 gene encoding DNA damage-binding protein 1 has product MKIMAHHYVVTAQKPTAVTACVTGNFTSPTDLNLILAKNMRLEIHLVTPEGLRPLKEVGIYGKIAVVKFFRPPHEKKDLLFLLTTRYNAMILECIGEGEDIEIITKAHGNVADRIGKASETGIKAVIDPKARVIGLRLYDGLFKIIPLDKDNPELKASSIRMEELQVQDVNFLHGCSNPTLILIYQDINGRHVKTHEISLRDKEFVKIPWKQDNVEREAMMVIPVPSPICGAIIIGQESILYHDGTTYVAVVPPIIKQSTITCYTKVDNQGLRYLLGDMAGHLFMLFLEQEKKPDGTMVVKDLKVEVLGEISIPECITYLDNGVIFIGSRLGDSQLVKLVTKADENGSYCVPIEIFTNLAPIVDMAVVDLERQGQGQMVTCSGAFKEGSLRIIRNGIGIQEHASIDLPGIKGMWALKMGGSSYDNTLVLSFVGQTRILTLNGEEVEETEIPGFVSDEQTFHTGNVTAETFIQITPTSARLISNTANPIVSEWKPENNRTISVVTCNGTQVLCATGNDLFYMEIVSSQIVPKGSVALQHEVACLDISPLDGNSEAKIVAVGLWTDISVRILTLPDLEEMNKELLGGEIIPRSILMTCFEGNTYLLCALGDGSMYYFTLQKQSGVLSDKKKVTLGTQPTVLRTFRSLSTTNVFACSDRPTVIYSSNHKLVFSNVNLKEVNHMCSLNAESYPDSLALATDSTVTIGTIDEIQKLHIRTVPLGESPRRIAYQETSQTFGVITMRVDMQESSGVSIVRSSASTQVASTSSSSHIASHNKPGHTASDIGQEIEVHNLLIIDQHTFEVLHAHTLRPTEYAMSLISTKLGEDPTSYFVVGTAFINPDESEPKTGRILLYHWNDSKLTQVAEKEIKGACYSLVEFNGKLLASINSTVRLFEWTAEKELRLECSHFNNIIALFLKTKGDFVLVGDLMRSLTLLQYKTLEGSFEEIARDYSPNWMTSIEILDDDTFLGAENCFNLFVCQKDSAATSEEERQQMQEVGQFHLGDMVNVFRHGSLVMQHLGESSTPTQGCVLFGTVGGAIGLVTQIPSGFYDFLHNLEERLTTVIKSVGKIEHSFWRSFNTDLKMEPCEGFVDGDLIESFLDLSHDKMAEVAMGLQIDDGSGMKKDATVDDLVKIVEDLTRIH; this is encoded by the exons atgaaaataatggCCCACCACTACGTAGTCACGGCCCAAAAGCCAACGGCGGTAACGGCCTGCGTGACCG GTAACTTCACATCTCCGACCGACCTCAACCTCATTCTGGCAAAGAATATGCGGCTCGAAATCCACCTCGTCACCCCTGAGGGTCTGCGACCCCTCAAGGAGGTTGGGATCTACGGAAAAATCGCAGTCGTCAAGTTCTTCAGACCGCCG CACGAGAAGAAGGACCTACTGTTTCTCCTAACAACTCGATACAACGCCATGATTCTCGAATGCATAGGCGAAGGCGAGGACATAGAGATAATAACGAAAGCACATGGCAACGTGGCGGATAGAATTGGGAAGGCATCAGAGACAGGAATAAAGGCAGTGATAGACCCAAAGGCACGAGTAATAGGACTGAGGCTCTATGATGGATTATTCAAGATAATACCTCTGGACAAGGACAACCCAGAGCTTAAGGCATCTTCGATCAGAATGGAGGAGCTGCAAGTTCAGGATGTAAATTTTCTGCACGGCTGCTCAAATCCAACGTTGATTCTAATCTACCAAGACATAAATGGACGGCATGTAAAAACGCACGAGATATCGCTGAGGGATAAAGAGTTTGTAAAAATACCCTGGAAACAAGATAATGTCGAACGAGAAGCTATGATGGTGATACCGGTCCCCTCGCCGATTTGCGGTGCGATAATAATCGGCCAGGAGAGCATCCTCTACCATGACGGGACAACGTACGTCGCGGTAGTTCCGCCGATAATAAAACAGAGTACAATCACGTGCTACACCAAGGTTGACAACCAGGGGCTTCGGTATCTACTCGGAGACATGGCAGGGCATCTGTTCATGCTGTTTTTAGAGCAAGAGAAAAAGCCCGACGGGACAATGGTTGTCAAAGACTTGAAAGTCGAGGTGCTGGGTGAGATCAGCATCCCCGAATGCATCACTTACCTTGACAACGGTGTCATCTTCATCGGCAGCCGTCTAGGTGATTCGCAGCTCGTCAAGCTGGTCACAAAGGCGGATGAGAACGGCTCCTACTGCGTGCCGATAGAGATATTTACCAACTTAGCGCCGATTGTTGACATGGCTGTCGTAGACCTGGAGAGGCAGGGCCAGGGACAAATGGTCACATGCTCGGGTGCCTTCAAAGAGGGGTCTCTGAGGATAATAAGGAACGGGATTGGTATTCAGGAGCACGCGAGCATAGATCTGCCTGGCATAAAGGGCATGTGGGCGCTGAAGATGGGGGGTAGCAGTTACGACAACACTTTGGTGCTGTCGTTTGTCGGGCAGACACGGATACTAACACTGAATGgtgaggaggtggaggagacCGAGATTCCTGGCTTTGTTTCCGACGAACAGACCTTCCACACGGGAAATGTGACGGCCGAGACTTTCATCCAGATAACGCCGACCTCCGCCAGGCTAATTTCAAACACTGCAAATCCCATCGTGTCCGAGTGGAAGCCTGAGAACAACAGGACCATCAGTGTTGTCACGTGCAATGGTACGCAGGTCCTCTGCGCCACTGGAAATGATTTGTTTTACATGGAAATAGTGTCTTCTCAGATCGTGCCCAAAGGGTCCGTCGCTCTACAGCACGAGGTTGCCTGTCTGGACATTTCCCCGCTGGACGGAAACTCAGAGGCTAAGATCGTGGCTGTAGGATTGTGGACTGATATATCCGTGAGAATTCTCACTCTGCCAGACCTCGAGGAGATGAACAAGGAGCTCCTAGGTGGGGAAATAATTCCCCGATCGATCCTGATGACCTGTTTCGAGGGAAACACCTACTTGCTATGCGCACTAGGAGATGGTAGCATGTACTACTTTACACTTCAAAAGCAGAGTGGTGTTTTGTCCGACAAGAAGAAGGTCACCCTCGGCACACAGCCCACGGTTCTCAGGACGTTCAGATCTCTTTCGACGACTAACGTGTTCGCCTGCTCCGATCGTCCCACAGTGATATACTCCTCCAACCATAAGCTAGTCTTCAGTAACGTCAACCTCAAGGAGGTGAACCACATGTGCTCGCTCAACGCCGAGTCCTATCCGGACAGCCTGGCCCTGGCCACGGACAGCACAGTGACCATCGGTACGATAGACGAAATCCAGAAACTCCACATAAGAACAGTGCCACTTGGCGAGTCCCCAAGGAGGATCGCGTACCAGGAGACCTCCCAAACTTTCGGTGTTATCACGATGCGGGTAGACATGCAGGAGAGCAGTGGTGTGAGCATTGTCAGATCGTCCGCATCTACTCAGGTAGCGTCAACGTCCAGTAGCAGCCACATAGCGTCGCACAACAAGCCTGGACACACTGCCAGCGACATCGGCCAGGAGATAGAGGTTCATAATCTGCTGATAATCGACCAACACACTTTCGAAGTTCTCCATGCTCACACGCTAAGGCCGACCGAGTACGCAATGTCACTAATATCGACGAAGCTCGGCGAGGACCCTACCTCGTACTTTGTAGTTGGTACTGCCTTTATCAATCCAGACGAGTCTGAGCCAAAGACGGGAAGAATATTATTGTACCACTGGAACGATAGCAAGCTGACGCAGGTCGCGGAGAAAGAGATAAAGGGCGCTTGCTACTCATTGGTTGAATTCAACGGCAAGTTGTTAGCCAGCATCAACAGCACTGTAAGATTGTTTGAATGGACTGCCGAGAAGGAGCTCAGACTGGAGTGCAGCCACTTCAACAACATCATCGCGCTCTTCCTCAAGACCAAAGGGGACTTTGTGCTCGTCGGCGATTTAATGCGCTCGCTGACTTTGCTTCAATACAAAACGCTGGAAGGCAGCTTCGAAGAGATAGCTAGAGACTACAGTCCCAACTGGATGACCAGCATCGAGATACTCGACGATGACACTTTCCTAGGAGCGGAGAACTGCTTCAATTTGTTCGTCTGCCAGAAAGACAG TGCGGCGACGTCGGAGGAGGAAAGACAGCAGATGCAGGAGGTCGGACAATTCCACTTGGGCGATATGGTGAACGTCTTTAGGCACGGTTCCCTGGTAATGCAGCACCTGGGAGAGTCCAGCACACCGACTCAGGGTTGTGTCCTCTTTGGTACGGTGGGCGGCGCCATCGGTCTCGTCACTCAGATTCCATCAGGCTTCTACGATTTCCTGCATAATTTGGAGGAGCGTTTGACGACAGTTATAAAAAGCGTTGGTAAAATAGAGCACAGCTTCTGGAGGAGCTTCAACACGGATTTGAAAATGGAACCATGCGAGGGCTTTGTCGATGGCGATCTCATCGAAAGCTTCCTTGACCTGAGCCACGACAAAATGGCCGAAGTAGCCATGGGCCTTCAG ATTGACGACGGCAGTGGCATGAAAAAAGACGCAACGGTAGACGATCTCGTGAAAATTGTAGAAGACCTAACGAGGATACACTAG